The genomic region GAACGATCGGCGGCAGCCTGTGTCACGCCGATCCGGCGGCCGACTGGGTGTCGGCGATGATGCTGCTCTCGGCGACGGTCATCGTCGATGGCGCACACGGCGCCCGCGAGATCGAAGCCGCGGATTTCATCGTCAGCGCTTTCACCACCGCGCTCGCCGACGACGAGGTCCTGACCGCGATACGCATACCCCGGCTTTCGGACGGCGCGCGCTGGGGTTACTACAAGTTCTGCCGCAAGCCCGGCGAATTCGCCGAGGCGCTCGCCGCGATCCTCGTCGATCCCGGCCGCGACCTGTGCCGCGCGGTGATCGGCGCGACCCACGGCAAGCCGCACGTCATCGCCGATGCGCGCGCGATCGCGGACGATCGTTCGGTGAACGAGGCTGTCGAAGCCGCCGGCGTCGGCGACGATCCGTACGAACGGCAGCTCCACTGCGCCGCGCTGAAGCGCGCGATTGCACAGCTCTCGGCATGAAGAAGACCATCTCGCTCACCGTCAACGGCCGCGCGGTCGTCGCGCATGTGGAGCCGCGAACGCAGCTCGCCGATTTCGTGCGTGAAGAGCTGCGGCTCACCGGCACGCACTTCGGCTGCGAGCACGGCGTGTGCGGCGCGTGCACCCTCGAGGTCGACGGCGCGCCCGCGCGCTCGTGCATCGCCTACGCCGCCGCGTGCGACGGCGCGCGCGTGCGCACGATCGAAGGCTTCGACGACGATGCGGTGATGGCCGATCTCAAGGAAGCGTTCAGCGCCGAGCACGCGCTCCAGTGCGGTTACTGCACGCCGGGGATGCTCGTCACCGCGCGCGACATCGTGCTGCGCCTGCCCGACGCCGACGAGGCGCGCATCCGCAAGGAGCTTGCGGGCAACCTGTGCCGCTGCACGGGTTACGTCGGCATCGTGCGCGCCATCGCGCGCGTGCTCGAATCGAGAAGGGGGGCCTCGCATGGATCTTGAAGAGTCCTTCGACCTGCCGGTCGCGCGCGAGCGCGCGTGGGCGGCGTTCCGCGACCTGTCGGTCCTCGTGTCCTGCCTTCCGGGCGCGCGGCTCACGAGCGACCCGCAGGCCGATCCGGTGCAGATCGTCTTCGCGGTGAAGCTCGGCCCGATCAGCGTCAACTTCACCGGCATCGGGGGCGTGGAATACGGTGAAGAGTACGGCTGCTGCTTCTCGGGCGGCGGCGCCGATCGCAACACCAACTCGCGCGTCAAAGGCGCGGCGAAGTTCTCGCTGCACGAAACGGTGAACGGCACGCACGTGCGTCTCGCGGTCGATTACGCGCTGACCGGCGCGCTCGCGCAGTTCGGGCGGCCGGGCATCGTCAAGGAGATCGCCGCGAATCTCACCCGGCAGTTCGCCGACAACCTGCGCACGACGCTCTCGCAAACCGCGGACGGCGCAACGCGGACCGCGCCGGCTCAGCTCGACGCGGCCGACCTCATGATGCAGGTCGCGCGCGGCCGCATCCAGCGCATGTTCGGCGGCAAGAATGAGTGACGGCCTTCAGGCCCTGGTTGCGGCGCGGCCGGTGTGGACGCGCGTTGCGCGCGCCGGTGAAGTGCTCGCGTTGCAGGGGCGCACGCTGCTGCACGCCGGACCGCCGTTCGTCGATCCGCGCAAGCCGTGCGCGCCGGTGCTCTCGTCGGCGGTGCTGGCGTGCATCTACGAAGGCTGGGCGAAGAGCGAAGACGAAGCGGAGCGCCTGATCGCAAGCGGCGACGTGCGACTCGAGCCCGCGCAATCGCGGCGCTGCGTCACCCCCCTCGCGGCGATCGTGTCGCCTTCGACGACGATGATCGTGGTCGAAGACGCGGCCGGGCAGGCACCGCCGGCGTATGCGCCGCTGGGAACGACCGGAGGACCCGACCTGCGCTTCGGTACTCGAGAGCGCGGCATCCTCGATCGCCTCGCGCTGCGCGACAGCGCGCAAGCCGCCACGCTCGGCCGCGCGCTCGCCGAGCCGATCGAGCTCCTGCCGATCGCGCGCGCAGCGCTCGAACAGGGCGACGATCTGCACAACCGCACCACCGCAGCCACCGCGGCGTTGGTCGCGCGCATCGAGGCGCGCCTGCCGCGCTCCGATTCGCTGATCGAAGCGGTCAAGGCGACGCCGCTGTGGTTCCTCACTTTCTGGATGGCCGCGGCGAAGCTGATGCTATCCGCCGCCGAAGGTAAAGCGCCGGGGACGCTGATCACGCGCATGGGCGGCAACGGCGTAGCCTTCGGCGTCGCACTCGCCGGTGCGCCCGACCGATGGATTACGGTCAGCGCCGAAGCGCCGCGCGGCCCCTGTC from Burkholderiales bacterium harbors:
- a CDS encoding FAD binding domain-containing protein, which codes for MKPAAFDYERPTDIALAVHLLAASEGTGKVIAGGQSLGPMLNLRLAQPALLVDVRALERLRDIKLTDDALLLGACTTHAAIEDGLVPDVTRGLMRRVASDIAYRAVRNRGTIGGSLCHADPAADWVSAMMLLSATVIVDGAHGAREIEAADFIVSAFTTALADDEVLTAIRIPRLSDGARWGYYKFCRKPGEFAEALAAILVDPGRDLCRAVIGATHGKPHVIADARAIADDRSVNEAVEAAGVGDDPYERQLHCAALKRAIAQLSA
- a CDS encoding (2Fe-2S)-binding protein encodes the protein MKKTISLTVNGRAVVAHVEPRTQLADFVREELRLTGTHFGCEHGVCGACTLEVDGAPARSCIAYAAACDGARVRTIEGFDDDAVMADLKEAFSAEHALQCGYCTPGMLVTARDIVLRLPDADEARIRKELAGNLCRCTGYVGIVRAIARVLESRRGASHGS
- a CDS encoding SRPBCC domain-containing protein produces the protein MDLEESFDLPVARERAWAAFRDLSVLVSCLPGARLTSDPQADPVQIVFAVKLGPISVNFTGIGGVEYGEEYGCCFSGGGADRNTNSRVKGAAKFSLHETVNGTHVRLAVDYALTGALAQFGRPGIVKEIAANLTRQFADNLRTTLSQTADGATRTAPAQLDAADLMMQVARGRIQRMFGGKNE
- a CDS encoding DUF1116 domain-containing protein; translated protein: MSDGLQALVAARPVWTRVARAGEVLALQGRTLLHAGPPFVDPRKPCAPVLSSAVLACIYEGWAKSEDEAERLIASGDVRLEPAQSRRCVTPLAAIVSPSTTMIVVEDAAGQAPPAYAPLGTTGGPDLRFGTRERGILDRLALRDSAQAATLGRALAEPIELLPIARAALEQGDDLHNRTTAATAALVARIEARLPRSDSLIEAVKATPLWFLTFWMAAAKLMLSAAEGKAPGTLITRMGGNGVAFGVALAGAPDRWITVSAEAPRGPCLPNADKNAKAVGAIGDSAVIDALGFGGQALEYAPEPRDALRPYLTGDPAEVARTLLQAPHPAFASKSVGVDVETIRRMKTVPIVTLGMVEASGTRGLLGRGVFRPPLPLFE